The Candidatus Dormiibacterota bacterium genomic interval CGCGGTGCGTAGCGTCGCGAGTACCGTGCCCTGCGAGACGCGATCTCCAACGCGCACGCGCAGCTCTTCGATCGTCCCGGCGGTGCTCGCCGGCACGTCCATCGAAGCCTTATCGCTCTCGAGCGTGACGATCGAGGCTTCTTTCGCGACGGTGTCGCCTGCCTTCACCAACACGTCGGTGACGGGGATCTCTTTAAAGTCGCCGATATCCGGTACGCGCAGTTCGATGAGGCTCGTCGCCGCGGCGGTCGGCGGCGGCGCTGGCTGCGCCGCATCGGCGGGTGTTGGCTTCGCAACCACGTCGCTGGGAGCGGCCTTCGCGCCCGTGCCCGGCTCGTCTTTGAGCGTAGCGATGACGCTGCCTTGGCTGACCTTATCGCCGGCCTGAACCGCGATGCTTTCGATCACGCCATCCGCGGGCGACGGCACTTCCATCGACGCTTTATCGCTTTCCAACACGACCAAGGAATCGTTTTGATTGACGCGATCGCCGGGCTTCACCAACACCTCGATCACGGGAACGTCGGCAAATCCGCCGATGTCGGGAACGCGTATCTCCATGACGTAGCTTCCTTATACCGTGATGGGGTTGGGCTTATTGGGATCGATACCGTACTTCGCGATCGCCTCAGCGACGAGGCTGCGTTCGATCGTGCCCTCGTCGGCGAGCGCGTTGAGCGCCGCGATCGCGACGTAGTGGCGGTTCACCTCGAAGAACGTGCGTAACTTGCGCCGGTAATCGCTCCGTCCGAAGCCGTCGGTCCCGAGCGTCACGTAGCGCCGGCCGACGTACGGGCGCAATTGCTCGGCGTAAGCGCGCACGTAATCGGTCGCCGCTATGCCGGGGCCGATGCGCCCTTCGAGGCAGCGTTCCACGTGGCTCAATCGCGGCTTCTCGCCCGGGTGCAGCAGCGTGTGCCGATGAGCGTCGACGCCGTCGCGCGCGGATTCGTTGAAGCTGGTCACGCTCCAGATATCGCTCTGTACGTTCCAATCCTCCGCAAGCAGATCGGCGGCGGCGATCACTTCGCGCAGGATTGCGCCGGAGCCGAAGAGCTGCACGCGCGGCGATTTTTTATGGGGCTTCCCGCCGTCGCGCAAGAGGTACATGCCGCGCAAAATGTCGTCGGCCGATCCCTCCGGCATCGCCGGATGGGTGTAGTTTTCGTTGAGCAGCGTGATGTAATAGTACACATCTTCTTGCTCGGCGAGCATGCGGCGCAGGCCGTCTTGGATGATGACCGCCACTTCGTACCCGAACGTCGGATCGTAACTCTTGCAGTTCGGGATGAACGAGGCCATCATTTGGCTGCTGCCGTCTTCGTGCTGCAGTCCTTCGCCGTTGAGCGTGGTACGCCCCGAGGTGCCGCCCAGCAGAAAACCGCGGGTTCGGCTATCGCCCGCAGCCCACGCAAGATCGCCGATGCGTTGGAACCCGAACATCGAGTAGAAGATGTAGAACGGAACCATCGGCAGGTCGTGGTTGCTATACGACGTTCCCGCCGCGATCCACGACGAAAGCGCGCCGGCTTCGTTGATGCCTTCTTGGAGGATCTGGCCGTGCTGATCTTCGCGATACCACATCAGCTGCTCGGCATCTTGCGGATGGTAGAGCTGCCCCACCGACGAGTAGATCCCAAGTTGCCGGAACATGCCCTCCATGCCGAAGGTGCGCGATTCGTCCGCAACGATCGGCACGACGCGCGGCCCGACGGTCGCATCTCGGACGATGGTATTGAGGATGCGCACGAACGCCATCGTCGTGGATATCTCGCGCTCGCCCGTGGCTTTGAGTTGCCCGTCGAATGCCGAGAGCGCCGGAACCGGAAGCGAAGCCGAGGTGCGCCGCCGTTGCGGCAAGCTTCCCAACGCGTGCACGCGATCGCGAAGATATTTCGCCTCGGCGCTATCGTCGGGCGGACGATAGAACGGTATGCTCTCGATCTGCGCGTCGCTCACGGGTATATTGAAGCGATCGCGAAACACGCGCATCTCCTCGAGATCCATTTTCTTCGCCTGATGGGCGATATTGCGCGCTTCGCCGGCTTCGCCCATGCCGTAGCCTTTGATCGTCTTTGCGAGAATGACCGTCGGTTGGCCCTTATGCTCGACCGCGGCCTTGTAGGCGGTGAAGACTTTGCGCGAATCGTGCCCGCCGCGCGCGAGCGCCCAAACCTCGTCGTCGGTCCAATCGGCCACCAGCGCCGCGGTTTCCGGATACTTGCCGAAAAATTCGTCGCGCACGTATTTGCCGTTGCGCGATTTGAGCGTCTGATAATCGCCGTCGATCGTCTCGGTCATCAATTGCACGAGCTTGCCGCTCTTATCGGCCTTGAGCAGTGCGTCCCATCCGGTTCCCCAGATGACTTTGATAACGTTCCAGCCCGCGCCCTTGAATACGCGTTCCAACTCTTGAATGATCTTGCCGTTTCCGCGTACCGGCCCGTCGAGACGCTGCAAATTGCAGTTGATCACCCAGATGAGATTGTCGAGCTGTTCGCGCCCGGCGAGCGAGACGGCTCCGAGCGATTCGGGCTCGTCCATTTCGCCGTCGCCGAGGAACGCCCACACCTTACGATCGGCGGTATCGCGCAGACCGCGATCGTGCAAGTAGCGCATGAAGCGCGCTTGATAGATCGACATGATCGGCCCCAACCCCATCGAGACCGTCGGATACTGCCAGAACTCGGGCATCAACCACGGGTGCGGATACGATGGGAGCCCGTTCCCGTCGACTTCTTGCCGAAAATGTTCGAGTTGTGATTCGGTGATGCGTCCTTCGAGAAACGCGCGCGCGTAGATTCCCGGCGACGAATGGCCTTGCATGAACACCATGTCGCCGCCGAACGTCTCCGTCGGCGCGCGCCAGAAGTGATTGAATCCGACGTCGTACAGCGTGGCGGCGGATGCGAAGCTCGCGACGTGGCCGCCGAGTTCGGATGAGGCTTTGTTCGCGCGCACGACCATCGCCATCGCATTCCAGCGCACGTAGTGTCGCAGGCGCGCTTCGAGTTCGCGATCGCCCGGCATCGATGCTTCGCGTTCGGGCGGTATCGTATTGACGTACGGCGTTTCAAGCCCGAG includes:
- the aceE gene encoding pyruvate dehydrogenase (acetyl-transferring), homodimeric type, with product MSAFVHDPDPQETTEWLDAMRGVLAAEGPDRARALLEQLVDEARRGGAHVSLGLETPYVNTIPPEREASMPGDRELEARLRHYVRWNAMAMVVRANKASSELGGHVASFASAATLYDVGFNHFWRAPTETFGGDMVFMQGHSSPGIYARAFLEGRITESQLEHFRQEVDGNGLPSYPHPWLMPEFWQYPTVSMGLGPIMSIYQARFMRYLHDRGLRDTADRKVWAFLGDGEMDEPESLGAVSLAGREQLDNLIWVINCNLQRLDGPVRGNGKIIQELERVFKGAGWNVIKVIWGTGWDALLKADKSGKLVQLMTETIDGDYQTLKSRNGKYVRDEFFGKYPETAALVADWTDDEVWALARGGHDSRKVFTAYKAAVEHKGQPTVILAKTIKGYGMGEAGEARNIAHQAKKMDLEEMRVFRDRFNIPVSDAQIESIPFYRPPDDSAEAKYLRDRVHALGSLPQRRRTSASLPVPALSAFDGQLKATGEREISTTMAFVRILNTIVRDATVGPRVVPIVADESRTFGMEGMFRQLGIYSSVGQLYHPQDAEQLMWYREDQHGQILQEGINEAGALSSWIAAGTSYSNHDLPMVPFYIFYSMFGFQRIGDLAWAAGDSRTRGFLLGGTSGRTTLNGEGLQHEDGSSQMMASFIPNCKSYDPTFGYEVAVIIQDGLRRMLAEQEDVYYYITLLNENYTHPAMPEGSADDILRGMYLLRDGGKPHKKSPRVQLFGSGAILREVIAAADLLAEDWNVQSDIWSVTSFNESARDGVDAHRHTLLHPGEKPRLSHVERCLEGRIGPGIAATDYVRAYAEQLRPYVGRRYVTLGTDGFGRSDYRRKLRTFFEVNRHYVAIAALNALADEGTIERSLVAEAIAKYGIDPNKPNPITV